From the Lolium rigidum isolate FL_2022 chromosome 2, APGP_CSIRO_Lrig_0.1, whole genome shotgun sequence genome, one window contains:
- the LOC124691310 gene encoding 26S proteasome non-ATPase regulatory subunit 2 homolog A-like, with product MSPPENANGGTSAAAPSDPAPPAKPSAKGKKKDDKKDDDLSEEDQALKEQLELYVVRAQDTDPGVQKLALESMRQEIRSATSSMTSVPKPLKFLRPHYGTLKSYFDVMPESELKKYMADILSVLALTMSVEGERESLRYRLLGSEGDIGSWGHEYVRNLAGEIAQEFQKRQGEDMPIDALMELVQQIVSFHMKHNAEPEAVDLLMEVEDLDLLVEHVDSTNYKRACLYLTSMSRFHPAPDDMLALDIAYTIYMKFEDLANALRIALLLDSKSIQYVKQVYTATDDLTLKKQFSYIIARHGLALEIDDEIAADENDKEMLQEIVNNTKLSEGYLTLARDIEVMEAKSPEDIYKVHLIDGRGASSSLDSARQNLAATFVNAFVNAGFGQDKLMTAPSDSSSSGSSGNWLFKNKEHGKASAAASLGMILLWDTDSGLAQLDKYLHSNDTHVVAGALLGIGVVTCGVKNDCDPAMAILMEYVNKDDSNIRIGAILGLGIAYAGSQKDELRVQLSAILGDPQATLEVLVFTAVALGLVFVGSCNEEIAQSIIFFLMERSEAELAEPIIRLLPVALGLLYLGKQESVEATAEVAKTFDEKIRKYCDVTLMSLAYAGTGNVLKVQKLLGICSQHLDKGETHQGPAVLGIALIAMSEELGAEMAIRSLERLLQYGEQNIRRAVPLALGVLCISNPKVNVMDTLSRLSHDADADVSMAAIISLGLIGAGTNNARIAGMLRNLSSYYYKEAAHLFCVRIAQGLVHLGKGLLTLSPYHSDRFLLSPMALGGIVTVLHACLDMKSTILGKYHYILYIIVLAMQPRMLLTVDEDLKPLPVPVRVGQAVDVVGQAGRPKTITGFQTHTTPVLLAAGERAELATDKYIPLTSTLEGFVILKKNPEYHEE from the exons ATGTCGCCGCCCGAGAACGCCAACGGCgggacctccgccgccgcgccctccgacCCCGCCCCGCCCGCCAAGCCTTCCGccaaggggaagaagaaggacgacaagaaGGACGACGATCTG TCGGAGGAGGACCAGGCGCTCAAGGAGCAGCTCGAGCTCTACGTGGTGCGCGCGCAGGACACGGATCCCGGCGTCCAGAAGCTCGCCCTCGAGAGCATGAG GCAGGAGATCCGTTCAGCGACAAGCTCCATGACGTCCGTTCCCAAGCCACTCAAATTCCTCCGCCCACACTACGGAACCCTCAAATCCTACTTCGATGTTATGCCAGAGTCTGAACTTAAG AAGTACATGGCTGACATACTGTCAGTGTTGGCCTTGACAATGTCTGTTGAAGGAGAAAGG GAGAGCCTGAGGTACCGTTTGTTGGGCTCTGAAGGTGACATTGGTTCCTGGGGTCATGAATATGTCAG GAACCTTGCTGGGGAAATTGCTCAGGAATTCCAGAAGCGCCAG GGTGAGGACATGCCTATTGATGCCCTAATGGAACTAGTGCAGCAAATTGTCTCTTTCCACATGAAG CACAATGCTGAGCCTGAAGCTGTAGATCTTCTGATGGAG GTTGAAGACCTTGATTTGCTAGTTGAGCATGTTGACTCTACAAACTATAAAAGGGCTTGCTTGTATCTTACTAGTATGTCTAG ATTCCACCCTGCCCCTGATGATATGTTGGCACTTGATATAGCATATACCATCTACATGAAGTTTGAAGACCTTGCAAATGCTTTGCGCATAGCCCTGCTTCTTGACAGCAAG TCCATACAGTATGTGAAGCAGGTCTACACAGCAACTGATGATCTTACACTCAAGAAGCAATTCTCATACATCATTGCACGCCAT GGTTTAGCCTTGGAGATTGATGATGAGATAGCTGCGGATGAAAATGACAAGGAAATGTTGCAAGAAATAGTTAATAACACTAAGCTGAGTGAGGGTTACCTCACTCTTGCTCGTGATATTGAAGTTATGGAGGCAAAATCTCCGGAGGATATATATAAG GTCCATTTGATTGATGGCCGTGGTGCCAGCTCCAGTCTTGATTCTGCAAGACAGAATTTGGCTGCAACATTTGTTAATGCATTTGTTAATGCTGGATTTGGCCAG GACAAGCTGATGACTGCTCCATCTGATTCTTCCAGTAGCGGGTCGTCTGGAAACTGGTTATTTAAAAATAAGGAACATGGAAAAGCCAGTGCAGCGGCTAGCCTG GGAATGATTCTCCTGTGGGATACTGATTCTGGGCTTGCTCAGCTCGACAAGTACTTGCATAGTAATGATACTCATGTTGTTGCTGGAGCTTTGCTTGGTATTGGCGTTGTCACCTGCGGTGTGAAGAATGATTGCGACCCT GCAATGGCTATTCTCATGGAGTATGTTAACAAGGATGACTCCAACATACGGATTGGGGCAATCTTAGGTCTTGGCATTGCATATGCTGGTTCTCAGAAAGATGAG CTAAGAGTGCAACTATCGGCTATATTGGGAGACCCCCAAGCAACACTTGAGGTCTTGGTCTTCACAGCTGTTGCCTTGGGGTTGGTGTTTGTTGGTTCTTGCAATGAGGAGATTGCACAATCTATCATATTTTTCTTGATGGAGCGTAGTGAGGCCGAGCTGGCAGAACCGATTATACGCCTGCTTCCAGTTGCACTTGGCCTTCTATATCTTGGGAAACAG GAAAGTGTCGAGGCTACCGCAGAGGTTGCTAAAACATTTGATGAGAAGATCAGGAAATACTGTGATGTAACACTTATGTCGCTTGCGTATGCTGGAACAGGGAATGTGCTTAAG GTTCAAAAACTTCTTGGTATTTGCTCACAACACCTCGATAAAGGTGAAACACACCAAGGGCCAGCTGTCCTTGGAATTGCTCTCATTGCCATGTCTGAAGAACTAGGAGCTGAAATGGCTATACGGTCACTTGAGCGTCTTCTACAGTATGGCGAGCAGAATATTAGACGAGCAGTTCCTCTTGCTCTTGGTGTACTCTGTATTTCGAATCCCAAG GTAAATGTAATGGATACACTGAGCAGATTGAGtcatgatgcagatgctgatgTTTCGATG GCTGCGATCATCTCACTCGGTTTGATTGGTGCTGGTACAAACAATGCCAGAATAGCTGGTATGCTTCGTAATCTTTCAAGTTACTATTACAAAGAGGCTGCTCATCTGTTCTGT GTAAGGATTGCTCAAGGGCTTGTTCACCTTGGCAAGGGTTTGCTGACACTTTCTCCATACCATTCTGATCGGTTCCTTCTTTCACC gaTGGCACTTGGTGGGATTGTCACTGTTCTGCATGCGTGCCTTGATATGAAGTCCACAATTCTAGGGAAATATCACTACATTCTTTACATTATCGTTTTGGCGATGCAG CCCAGGATGCTTTTAACAGTGGACGAAGATCTGAAGCCTCTTCCTGTTCCGGTGCGGGTTGGGCAAGCAGTTGATGTGGTCGGCCAGGCAGGAAGACCCAAGACAATAACTGGCTTCCAGACACATACCACCCCTGTCTTGCTTGCAGCAGGGGAGCGAGCGGAATTGGCGACTGACAA GTACATCCCCCTGACATCAACATTGGAGGGTTTTGTAATTCTGAAGAAGAACCCAGAATATCACGAGGAGTGA